Proteins encoded by one window of Porphyrobacter sp. YT40:
- a CDS encoding pirin family protein yields the protein MITQTITPVTHDLGAFTVRRVLPSKARTMVGPFIFVDEFGPADLTGDGMNVRPHPHINLATVTWLFDGAIDHRDSLRTFATIRPGQVNLMTAGRGIVHSERSPQGELATNPGMFGMQTWLALPDGREEIDPAFEAVKDLPVVEDSGAQARVIMGELWGTRAPTTTYAQTIYADIVLEAGGAIPLDSEADERAVMLVDGSAAVDGVALERYQLAVLAPGTAMRLSSESGGRVMLLGGEAFATKRHVFWNFVSSDRERINQAKDDWRAGRFPLVPGDEEEFIPLPDKPKTVSYP from the coding sequence ATGATCACCCAGACCATCACCCCAGTCACGCACGATCTGGGCGCCTTCACCGTGCGCCGCGTGCTGCCCTCCAAGGCGCGCACGATGGTCGGCCCCTTCATCTTCGTCGACGAATTCGGTCCGGCCGACCTCACCGGCGACGGCATGAACGTGCGCCCGCATCCGCACATCAACCTCGCCACCGTCACCTGGCTGTTCGACGGTGCGATCGACCACCGCGACAGCCTCAGAACCTTCGCCACGATCCGCCCCGGACAGGTCAACCTGATGACCGCCGGGCGCGGGATCGTCCATTCCGAGCGGAGCCCGCAAGGCGAGCTCGCAACCAATCCCGGGATGTTCGGGATGCAGACCTGGCTCGCCCTGCCCGACGGGCGCGAGGAGATCGACCCGGCGTTCGAGGCGGTGAAGGATCTGCCCGTGGTCGAGGACAGCGGCGCACAGGCGCGCGTGATCATGGGCGAATTGTGGGGCACGCGCGCGCCAACCACGACCTATGCCCAAACGATCTATGCCGACATCGTGCTCGAAGCCGGCGGCGCGATCCCCCTGGACTCCGAGGCCGACGAGCGCGCGGTGATGCTGGTCGATGGCAGCGCGGCGGTCGATGGCGTGGCGCTGGAGCGTTATCAGCTGGCGGTGCTGGCACCGGGCACCGCGATGCGCCTCTCCAGCGAAAGCGGCGGGCGCGTGATGCTGCTCGGCGGCGAGGCTTTCGCCACCAAACGCCACGTGTTCTGGAACTTCGTCAGCTCGGACCGCGAGCGGATCAATCAGGCGAAGGACGATTGGCGCGCGGGCCGCTTCCCGCTCGTCCCCGGCGATGAGGAAGAATTTATCCCCTTGCCCGACAAGCCCAAGACCGTCAGCTATCCCTGA
- a CDS encoding BolA family protein has product MSVAEEMRVRLTEAFAPTRLAIINDSAKHSGHMGDDGSGESHFTIEIEAAAFATMNRLARQRAVIAALGDIVGQRVHAVAIKAGAPAE; this is encoded by the coding sequence ATGTCCGTAGCCGAGGAAATGCGCGTTCGATTGACCGAGGCCTTCGCGCCCACGCGGCTCGCGATCATCAACGACAGCGCCAAGCATTCGGGCCACATGGGCGACGACGGATCAGGTGAATCGCACTTCACCATCGAGATCGAGGCAGCGGCCTTTGCGACCATGAATCGCCTCGCCCGCCAGCGCGCGGTGATCGCGGCGCTCGGCGATATCGTCGGCCAGCGCGTCCATGCGGTTGCGATCAAGGCGGGCGCGCCAGCCGAATGA
- a CDS encoding alpha/beta hydrolase, whose product MFDLKRVHLPNGIHLDIVDEGPVDAPVLIFLHGFPESHRTWRHQIAHFRDRYRCIAPDQRGYRGSSKPQAVEAYAPANLIGDIFLLADTLAIPHFTIVGHDWGGAIAWGVALGGQHARVTRAVIANAPHPVIFQRLLYTHPGQREASQYIRGFRDPANDALVKEHGLTGLLLKEVKWDRPSKMEPEERDQLLRDWQNRDAAFGMLNYYRASPIDVPTMDAPFAIPEGWTPPALPKLTIPTLVIWGIDDLALPAENLEGLEDIIDPLTIVRVPDCGHFVPWEAREAVNAAMEAFLEC is encoded by the coding sequence ATGTTCGATCTCAAGCGCGTCCATCTGCCCAACGGCATCCACCTCGACATCGTCGACGAAGGCCCGGTCGATGCGCCGGTGCTGATCTTCCTCCACGGCTTTCCCGAAAGCCACCGGACGTGGCGCCACCAGATCGCGCATTTCAGGGACCGCTACCGCTGCATCGCGCCCGACCAGCGCGGCTATCGCGGATCGTCAAAGCCGCAAGCGGTCGAGGCCTATGCCCCGGCCAACCTGATCGGCGATATCTTCCTGCTGGCGGATACGCTGGCGATACCGCACTTCACCATCGTCGGCCACGACTGGGGCGGCGCGATTGCCTGGGGCGTGGCGCTGGGGGGCCAGCACGCCCGCGTCACCCGCGCGGTCATCGCCAATGCGCCGCATCCGGTGATATTCCAAAGGTTGCTCTACACCCACCCCGGCCAGCGCGAGGCGAGCCAGTATATCCGCGGCTTCCGCGATCCGGCCAATGATGCGCTGGTGAAGGAGCATGGCCTCACTGGCCTGCTGCTAAAGGAAGTGAAGTGGGATCGCCCCAGCAAGATGGAGCCCGAGGAGCGCGACCAGTTACTGCGCGACTGGCAGAACCGCGATGCAGCCTTCGGGATGCTCAACTACTACCGCGCCAGCCCGATCGACGTGCCGACGATGGACGCGCCTTTCGCCATTCCCGAGGGCTGGACGCCGCCTGCCCTGCCCAAGCTGACCATCCCGACGCTGGTGATTTGGGGCATCGACGATCTCGCCCTGCCCGCCGAGAACCTCGAAGGGCTGGAGGACATCATCGACCCGCTTACTATCGTGCGTGTGCCTGACTGTGGGCATTTCGTGCCGTGGGAAGCGCGCGAGGCCGTGAACGCGGCGATGGAGGCGTTTCTGGAGTGTTAA
- the hisG gene encoding ATP phosphoribosyltransferase, giving the protein MTTIGISDNIGQLTFAVPKGRILDEALPVMARAGVEPDADFHNPKSRALAFGTNRADMRLIRVRAFDVATFVAHGAAQVGIVGSDVIEEFDYADLYAPVDLGIGLCRLSVARRAEDAEEQGSVSHLRVATKYPSLTRRHFAAAGVQAECVKLNGAMELAPSLGLARQIVDLVSTGTTLRENGLVETSVILDISARLIVNRTALKTEPRVAALVDAFRRVVESEPA; this is encoded by the coding sequence ATGACCACCATTGGCATTTCCGACAATATCGGACAGCTGACCTTCGCTGTCCCCAAGGGGCGCATTCTTGATGAAGCGCTGCCGGTGATGGCGCGCGCGGGTGTGGAGCCGGACGCCGACTTCCACAATCCCAAGAGCCGCGCGCTCGCCTTCGGCACCAACCGCGCCGACATGCGCCTGATCCGGGTGCGCGCCTTCGATGTCGCGACCTTCGTCGCCCACGGCGCGGCGCAAGTCGGGATCGTCGGCTCGGACGTGATCGAGGAATTCGACTACGCCGATCTCTATGCCCCGGTCGATCTGGGGATCGGGCTCTGCCGCCTCTCGGTCGCGCGCCGGGCGGAGGATGCCGAGGAACAGGGCAGCGTCAGCCACCTGCGCGTCGCGACGAAATATCCCAGCCTCACCCGCCGCCACTTCGCCGCCGCCGGGGTGCAGGCCGAATGCGTGAAATTGAACGGCGCGATGGAGCTTGCGCCTTCGCTGGGCCTTGCGCGCCAGATCGTCGATCTGGTGTCGACCGGCACCACCTTGCGCGAAAACGGGCTGGTCGAAACCTCGGTGATCCTCGACATCAGCGCGCGTCTGATCGTCAACCGCACCGCCTTGAAGACCGAACCCCGCGTCGCCGCGCTGGTCGATGCCTTCCGGCGCGTGGTGGAAAGCGAGCCCGCATGA
- a CDS encoding SDR family NAD(P)-dependent oxidoreductase — MDYTGKVAWITGASSGIGAALARELAARGAHVVLSGRDEARLAEVAAECTESLIIAFDVRDEAALAEATAKAIAWKGGVDIAFANAGISQRSRALKTSMQVYRDIIAVDLLAQIAFTQGLIGHMAERGSGALGFISSIAGKVGVPMRTAYSAAKFGLAGYADALRAELTVNGVSVHTIYPGSVATNVSRNALNADGTQRGRSDKAIDEGIPADVAARQMLDGMAKGEREIIVAEGMELAMGEARRTPEALFDQVAGMVAKGYMDKLEQQ, encoded by the coding sequence ATGGACTATACGGGCAAGGTGGCGTGGATCACCGGGGCTTCTTCGGGCATCGGCGCAGCGCTGGCGCGGGAACTGGCGGCGCGCGGGGCTCATGTGGTGCTGTCGGGGCGTGATGAAGCGCGGCTGGCGGAAGTCGCAGCCGAGTGCACTGAAAGCCTGATCATCGCCTTCGATGTGCGCGACGAGGCGGCCTTGGCCGAAGCCACCGCGAAGGCGATTGCGTGGAAAGGCGGTGTCGACATCGCCTTTGCCAATGCCGGAATCTCGCAGCGCAGCCGCGCGCTGAAAACGTCGATGCAGGTCTATCGCGACATCATCGCAGTCGACCTGCTCGCGCAGATCGCCTTCACGCAGGGGCTGATCGGTCACATGGCGGAGCGTGGATCGGGGGCGCTGGGGTTCATTTCCTCGATCGCGGGCAAGGTCGGCGTGCCGATGCGCACCGCCTATTCCGCCGCCAAGTTCGGGCTGGCGGGCTATGCCGACGCGCTGCGCGCCGAGCTGACCGTCAATGGCGTCAGCGTCCACACGATCTACCCCGGCTCGGTCGCCACCAATGTCTCGCGCAATGCGCTCAACGCCGACGGCACGCAGCGCGGTCGCAGCGACAAGGCGATCGACGAGGGCATCCCGGCCGATGTCGCGGCGCGCCAGATGCTCGATGGCATGGCGAAGGGTGAGCGCGAGATCATCGTCGCGGAAGGCATGGAGCTCGCCATGGGCGAAGCGCGCCGCACGCCCGAAGCGCTGTTCGATCAGGTCGCAGGCATGGTCGCCAAGGGCTACATGGACAAGCTGGAGCAGCAGTGA
- the hisD gene encoding histidinol dehydrogenase, translating to MIKILSTLQPDFEAKFARIVDARRESDADVAGQVADILQTVKLRGDAALVEFTQRFDGYALAEEADWSIPRELCEEAYNALAPDLREALELAAARIRAYHEAQLPQNRDYTDDAGVRLGAIWRAVDAAGLYVPGGRAAYPSSLLMNAIPARVAGVERLAITTPTPKGQSNPMVLAAAHIAGVDEIWRIGGAQAVGALAYGTERIRPVDVITGPGNAWVAEAKRQLYGVVGIDMVAGPSEILVIADGKNDPDWIAADLLSQAEHDPTSQSILITDDAGFARQVEDCIDLQIAALATGKTARASWDAHGVMIVVNDLLAEAPALANRLAAEHVELAVDDPEPFMHAIRHAGSIFLGRMTPEAVGDYVAGPNHVLPTGRRARFSSGLSVLDFMKRTSFLGLDAASFAHVGPAAATLAHAEGLPAHAKSVELRIK from the coding sequence ATGATCAAGATCCTCTCCACGCTCCAGCCCGATTTCGAGGCGAAGTTCGCCCGGATCGTCGATGCGCGGCGCGAATCCGACGCCGATGTCGCGGGGCAGGTGGCCGACATTCTCCAGACCGTGAAGCTGCGCGGCGATGCGGCGCTGGTGGAATTCACCCAGCGCTTCGATGGCTATGCGCTTGCCGAAGAGGCCGACTGGTCGATCCCGCGCGAGCTGTGCGAGGAGGCTTACAACGCCCTCGCCCCCGACCTGCGCGAGGCGCTGGAGCTCGCGGCGGCGCGCATCCGCGCCTATCACGAAGCGCAGCTGCCGCAGAACCGCGACTACACCGACGATGCGGGCGTGCGCCTCGGCGCGATCTGGCGGGCGGTGGATGCGGCGGGCCTCTATGTCCCCGGCGGGCGCGCGGCTTATCCCTCCTCGCTGCTGATGAACGCGATCCCTGCGCGGGTCGCAGGCGTGGAGCGGCTCGCGATCACCACGCCGACGCCCAAGGGCCAGTCCAACCCGATGGTGCTCGCCGCTGCGCATATCGCAGGGGTGGACGAGATCTGGCGGATCGGCGGGGCGCAGGCGGTCGGCGCGCTTGCCTATGGCACCGAGCGTATCCGCCCGGTCGATGTCATCACCGGCCCCGGCAATGCCTGGGTGGCCGAGGCCAAGCGCCAGCTTTACGGCGTGGTCGGGATCGACATGGTCGCCGGCCCTTCGGAGATTCTCGTGATCGCCGACGGCAAGAACGATCCCGACTGGATTGCCGCCGATCTGCTCTCGCAGGCCGAGCATGACCCGACCTCGCAATCGATCCTCATCACCGACGACGCCGGATTTGCGCGGCAGGTGGAGGACTGCATCGACCTTCAGATCGCCGCTCTCGCCACGGGCAAGACCGCGCGCGCCAGCTGGGACGCCCACGGCGTTATGATCGTGGTCAACGATCTGCTCGCCGAAGCCCCGGCGCTCGCCAACCGGCTGGCGGCGGAGCACGTGGAGCTAGCGGTCGACGATCCTGAGCCTTTCATGCACGCCATCCGCCATGCCGGGAGCATTTTCCTCGGCCGGATGACCCCCGAGGCGGTGGGCGATTACGTCGCCGGGCCCAACCACGTGCTGCCCACCGGGCGCCGCGCACGCTTTTCGAGCGGGCTGTCGGTGCTCGAT
- a CDS encoding NUDIX domain-containing protein, which yields MSLEDPDSLNPALRLRRAARLIVLDPEGRTLMFRYDVPGREPFWVTAGGECEPDESFEDAARRELLEETGITADPGPQIARMTPEFVTVEGEPVQADERFFLVRVAEAAIDTAGHTALEQALMTQHRWFTRAELAEWKEPIFPANLADMIAQQEPGP from the coding sequence ATGAGCCTCGAGGATCCCGATAGCCTCAACCCCGCCCTGCGCCTGCGCCGCGCGGCGCGGCTGATCGTGCTCGACCCCGAAGGCCGCACGCTGATGTTCCGCTATGACGTGCCGGGGCGCGAACCCTTCTGGGTGACGGCGGGCGGCGAGTGCGAGCCGGACGAAAGCTTCGAGGATGCGGCGCGGCGCGAACTGCTGGAGGAGACGGGGATCACCGCCGATCCGGGCCCGCAGATCGCCCGGATGACGCCCGAATTCGTCACGGTCGAAGGCGAGCCGGTGCAGGCCGACGAGCGCTTCTTCCTCGTGCGGGTCGCCGAAGCGGCGATCGACACGGCGGGCCACACCGCGCTCGAACAGGCATTGATGACGCAGCACCGCTGGTTCACCCGCGCCGAACTGGCGGAGTGGAAGGAACCAATCTTTCCTGCCAACCTTGCCGACATGATCGCACAGCAGGAGCCCGGTCCATGA
- a CDS encoding DnaJ domain-containing protein, which yields MPSPRFHGRVESPGRQCEAPGCREAGEFRAPGRRPHGFDGPGEWRWFCLDHVREFNAGYDWFEGLSAEEIIRAQSPISGWQTESRVFRPTAGIADAPRWADYADPLDAISARARGIKSRAEREGRMAAAGRFSREEASALEVMGLGSDTDRTRLRRRYSELVRRYHPDRNGGDRRHEAQLTAVVDAYQLLRKSAALA from the coding sequence ATGCCTTCACCACGATTTCACGGCCGCGTCGAGAGCCCGGGGCGCCAATGCGAGGCCCCCGGCTGCCGCGAGGCGGGCGAATTCCGCGCGCCCGGCCGTCGCCCGCACGGCTTCGACGGGCCTGGCGAATGGCGCTGGTTCTGTCTGGATCACGTGCGCGAATTCAACGCGGGATACGACTGGTTCGAGGGCCTCAGCGCCGAAGAAATCATTCGCGCGCAGTCGCCCATTTCAGGCTGGCAAACCGAAAGTCGCGTCTTCCGCCCCACCGCCGGGATTGCCGACGCGCCGCGCTGGGCCGACTATGCCGATCCCTTGGATGCGATCAGCGCCCGCGCACGCGGCATCAAGTCGCGGGCAGAGCGCGAGGGGCGGATGGCCGCGGCGGGCCGTTTCAGCCGCGAGGAGGCGAGCGCGCTCGAGGTCATGGGCCTCGGCTCCGACACCGACCGCACCCGGCTGCGGCGGCGCTATTCCGAGCTGGTGCGCCGCTACCACCCCGACCGCAACGGCGGCGACCGGCGGCACGAGGCGCAGCTGACGGCGGTGGTCGATGCCTATCAATTGCTCAGGAAAAGCGCCGCGCTGGCCTAG